A stretch of Trichomycterus rosablanca isolate fTriRos1 chromosome 8, fTriRos1.hap1, whole genome shotgun sequence DNA encodes these proteins:
- the LOC134319218 gene encoding histone-lysine N-methyltransferase PRDM9-like isoform X2 yields MMNPEETGSTQLPAPASLQLHEDRQKDDGSTSDEEASGSMDQHDGEIQMKHVKEEPADEDYFGAGTSDLVGHVTSMDHMNRGFQMTPLKKEEDHVEDPLYCEECRSFYISKCELHGPALFIPDTPVPMGVVERARRTLPPGLEVRESGIPDAGLGVFNEGGTVPVGAHYGPYQGEVVDREEAMKSCYSWVIYTENQSEEYIDARSELNSNWMRYVNCARNDEEQNLVAFQYGGGILYRCCRPIQPGHELLVWYAEEYAKDLGSTFDHLWNIKCSSKELNNSQSRVFSCSSCPLSYTAQIFLHKHIERCHHEEHVRLLRSGEIKSDNLIPTRNTGSPQASSDTNTSHKEPETRTLEHDGHRHAAEKLCQCPQCGKTFTYSSLLKAHQRLHTGEKPYQCSQCGRRFRHGHHLKTHQRIHTGEKPYRCIYCGKSYGRQDTLSQHQLIHTGEKPYQCSQCGRKFRDLGHFKTHQRIHTGERPYRCSQCGRTFARQNTLKQHQLLHTGEKPYRCADCGRSFAQRSSLQRHQHIHRKPYYCSHCGKTFPFLSTFARHKKTQHNMI; encoded by the exons ATGATGAATCCTGAAGAGACGGGATCTACTCAGCTTCCTGCTCCTGCTTCACTACAG CTTCatgaagacagacagaaagatgacGGTTCCACCTCTGATGAGGAAGCCTCAGGCTCTATGGACCAACATGATGGAGAAATCCAGATGAAGCATGTAAAAGAGGAACCTGCAGATGAAGACTATTTCG GTGCAGGTACGTCAGACTTAGTAGGACACGTCACCTCCATGGACCATATGAACAGAGGATTTCAGATGACGCCTTTAAAGAAGGAAGAAGACCATGTTGAAGACCCTCTCT ACTGTGAGGAGTGCAGATCCTTCTACATCAGTAAGTGTGAGCTTCACGGTCCGGCTCTCTTCATCCCTGATACCCCCGTCCCCATGGGGGTGGTGGAGCGAGCCAGACGAACCCTTCCACCCGGTCTGGAGGTTCGGGAGTCCGGTATTCCTGATGCAGGTCTGGGAGTGTTTAATGAGGGGGGAACGGTTCCGGTGGGTGCACACTACGGCCCCTACCAGGGAGAGGTGGTGGATCGAGAGGAAGCCATGAAGAGCTGCTACTCCTGGGTG ATCTATACGGAGAATCAGAGTGAAGAATATATAGACGCCAGATCAGAGCTGAATTCTAACTGGATGAG GTACGTGAACTGCGCCCGTAACGATGAGGAGCAGAACCTGGTGGCGTTCCAGTATGGAGGAGGGATTCTGTACCGGTGCTGTCGACCCATCCAGCCAGGACACGAGCTCTTGGTGTGGTACGCAGAGGAGTACGCTAAAGATCTCGGGAGCACGTTCGACCACCTCTGGAACATAAAGTGCTCCTCAAAAG aactgaacaattCCCAGTCGCGAGTcttctcctgctcctcgtgCCCACTTTCCTACACAGCTCAGATCTTCCTCCACAAGCACATCGAGAGGTGCCACCATGAGGAACATGTGAGGCTCCTGAGATCAGGAGAAATTAAATCTGATAATCTGATCCCCACGAGGAACACTGGAAGTCCTCAAGCGTCCTCTGATACGAACACGTCTCACAAAGAACCGGAGACCAGAACGCTCGAACATGATGGGCACCGTCACGCCGCGGAGAAGCTCTGTCAGTGCCCGCAGTGCGGAAAAACCTTCACTTACAGCAGTCTTCTGAAAGCCCACCAGCGCCTccacactggagaaaagcccTACCAGTGCTCGCAGTGCGGGAGAAGGTTTCGCCACGGACATCATTTGAAaacgcaccagcgcattcacaccggagagaaaccgtatcggTGCATATACTGCGGGAAGAGTTACGGCCGTCAGGACACGCTCAGCCAGCACCAGCTCATTCACACGGGAGAGAAGCCGTACCAGTGCTCCCAGTGCGGAAGGAAATTCCGTGACCTAGGACATTTCAAAAcgcatcagcgcattcacacgggcGAGAGACCGTATCGTTGCTCACAGTGCGGGAGGACGTTCGCTCGTCAAAACACTCTGAAACAGCACCAGCTCCTTCACACGGGGGAGAAGCCGTACCGCTGCGCCGACTGTGGGAGGAGTTTCGCTCAGCGGAGTTCTCTCCAAcggcaccagcacattcacagaaaaccgtattactgctcaCACTGTGGGAAGACTTTTCCTTTTCTGAGTACGTTTGCTAGACACAAGAAGACACAACATAACATGATCTAA
- the LOC134319218 gene encoding histone-lysine N-methyltransferase PRDM9-like isoform X1 — protein sequence MMNPEETGSTQLPAPASLQLHEDRQKDDGSTSDEEASGSMDQHDGEIQMKHVKEEPADEDYFGAGTSDLVGHVTSMDHMNRGFQMTPLKKEEDHVEDPLYCEECRSFYISKCELHGPALFIPDTPVPMGVVERARRTLPPGLEVRESGIPDAGLGVFNEGGTVPVGAHYGPYQGEVVDREEAMKSCYSWVIYTENQSEEYIDARSELNSNWMRYVNCARNDEEQNLVAFQYGGGILYRCCRPIQPGHELLVWYAEEYAKDLGSTFDHLWNIKCSSKELNNSQSGVFSCSLCPLSYTAQIFLHKHIKRRHHEEYARLLKSGEIDYENLIPARRSGGRHTSSGADASHEETKRRMHRCSHCERSFHKKSTYEQHRRVHTGEKPFQCPQCGGRFTEKRSLQRHQRIHTGEKPYRCTQCEKSCTHKSYLQEHQRIHTGEKPFQCPQCGKSFARQNTLKEHQSIHTGEKPYHCSQCGSRFRDLGHFKTHQRIHSGERPYRCAQCGRGFNQWSGLQRHQRIHTGEKPYRCSQCGKSFTEKWSLRIHQRIHTGEKPYQCPQCRKRFTQKFHLQEHQHIHTGEKPHQCSQCGWRFRDRRHLKTHQRIHTGEKPYHCSYCEKRFARRNNLNQHLRTHSEAKPLVTEGCQFKS from the exons ATGATGAATCCTGAAGAGACGGGATCTACTCAGCTTCCTGCTCCTGCTTCACTACAG CTTCatgaagacagacagaaagatgacGGTTCCACCTCTGATGAGGAAGCCTCAGGCTCTATGGACCAACATGATGGAGAAATCCAGATGAAGCATGTAAAAGAGGAACCTGCAGATGAAGACTATTTCG GTGCAGGTACGTCAGACTTAGTAGGACACGTCACCTCCATGGACCATATGAACAGAGGATTTCAGATGACGCCTTTAAAGAAGGAAGAAGACCATGTTGAAGACCCTCTCT ACTGTGAGGAGTGCAGATCCTTCTACATCAGTAAGTGTGAGCTTCACGGTCCGGCTCTCTTCATCCCTGATACCCCCGTCCCCATGGGGGTGGTGGAGCGAGCCAGACGAACCCTTCCACCCGGTCTGGAGGTTCGGGAGTCCGGTATTCCTGATGCAGGTCTGGGAGTGTTTAATGAGGGGGGAACGGTTCCGGTGGGTGCACACTACGGCCCCTACCAGGGAGAGGTGGTGGATCGAGAGGAAGCCATGAAGAGCTGCTACTCCTGGGTG ATCTATACGGAGAATCAGAGTGAAGAATATATAGACGCCAGATCAGAGCTGAATTCTAACTGGATGAG GTACGTGAACTGCGCCCGTAACGATGAGGAGCAGAACCTGGTGGCGTTCCAGTATGGAGGAGGGATTCTGTACCGGTGCTGTCGACCCATCCAGCCAGGACACGAGCTCTTGGTGTGGTACGCAGAGGAGTACGCTAAAGATCTCGGGAGCACGTTCGACCACCTCTGGAACATAAAGTGCTCCTCAAAAG AACTGAACAATTCCCAGTCGGGAGTCTTCTCCTGCTCCCTGTGTCCACTTTCCTACACAGCTCAGATcttcctccacaaacacatcaagaggCGCCACCATGAGGAATACGCCCGACTTCTAAAATCAGGAGAGATCGATTACGAGAATCTGATACCTGCTAGAAGGTCTGGAGGTCGTCACACGTCCTCTGGTGCAGATGCTTCTCATGAGGAGACGAAGAGAAGAATGCACCGCTGCTCACACTGTGAGAGGAGTTTCCATAAGAAGAGCACTTACGAGCAGCACCGGCGTGTTCACACGGGAGAGAAGCCGTTCCAGTGCCCGCAGTGCGGCGGCAGGTTCACGGAAAAACGGAGTCTCCAGcggcaccagcgcattcacacgggaGAGAAGCCATACCGCTGcacacagtgtgaaaagagctGTACTCACAAGAGTTATCTTCAggagcaccagcgcattcacacaggagagaagccctTCCAGTGCCCGCAGTGCGGGAAGAGTTTCGCCCGCCAGAACACGCTCAAAGAACACCAGAGCAtccatacaggagagaagccgtaccaCTGCTCACAGTGCGGGAGCAGGTTTCGTGACCTGGGCCATTTCAAaacgcaccagcgcattcactcgGGAGAGAGGCCCTATCGGTGCGCACAGTGCGGGAGGGGTTTTAACCAGTGGAGCGGCCTCCAGcggcaccagcgcattcacacaggagagaagccctaTCGCTGCTcgcagtgtggaaagagtttcacTGAGAAGTGGAGTCTGcgaatacaccagcgcattcacaccggggagaagccgtatcagtgtCCGCAGTGTCGAAAACGCTTTACGCAAAAGTTTCACCTGCAAgagcaccagcacattcacacaggagagaaacctcATCAGTGTTCGCAGTGCGGGTGGAGGTTTCGGGACAGACGTCATTTGAAaacgcaccagcgcattcacaccggagagaaaccctatcactGCTCTTACTGCGAGAAACGTTTCGCTCGTCGGAACAATCTGAACCAGCACTTGCGCACGCACTCCGAGGCAAAGCCACTTGtgacagaaggttgccagttcaaatcCTAG
- the LOC134319234 gene encoding C-signal-like: MSVNFSQCNSVLITGGNRGLGLQIIKHLVSITDRPKKIISTARNPAAAQELQKLAQSHSEVYILPLDVVNEASIEAAVKEVASIVGPAGLTCLINNAGMAIHDDINTMTRDTMLTTFQCNAAAPLFITKAFLPLLRAAAASVGVGSKMGVHRSAVINMSSIFGSIQENSGGGEFAQFRVCSYRVSKTALNMATRCLAIELQSDGILCVAVHPGWVSTDMGGEQAPLTPEESISSLLAVISKMSEKDHGEFLDYEGNRVAW; encoded by the exons atgaGTGTTAATTTCAGTCAGTGTAATTCAGTGTTAATCACTGGAGGGAACAGAGGACTGGGACTCCAAATCATCAAACATCTAGTGAGCATCACTGACAGACCCAAAAAAATCATCTCAACCGCCCGAAACCCTGCAGCAGCTCAG GAGCTGCAGAAACTCGCTCAGTCTCATTCTGAGGTTTATATTTTACCtttag ATGTCGTTAACGAGGCGAGTATCGAAGCTGCTGTAAAGGAAGTGGCGTCCATCGTGGGTCCGGCGGGGCTGACCTGTCTGATCAACAATGCAGGAATGGCCATTCATGATGACATAAACACTATGACGCGTGACACTATGCTAACCACGTTCCAGTGTAACGCGGCCGCTCCGCTCTTCATCACTAAG GCGTTCTTGCCGCTGTTGCGAGCGGCTGCAGCATCAGTCGGTGTTGGCAGCAAGATGGGGGTGCACCGATCCGCCGTCATCAACATGTCCTCCATTTTTGGCTCCATCCAGGAGAACAGCGGTGGAGGAGAGTTTGCCCAGTTTAGAGTCTGCTCATACCGAGTGTCCAag ACGGCCCTGAACATGGCGACGAGGTGTTTAGCGATCGAGCTGCAGTCGGACGGGATCCTGTGTGTGGCCGTTCATCCCGGCTGGGTGAGCACCGATATGGGAGGAGAGCAG GCACCCTTGACTCCGGAGGAGAGCATCTCGTCCCTGCTGGCCGTCATCTCTAAAATGAGTGAGAAGGATCACGGGGAATTTTTGGATTATGAAGGGAATCGGGTCGCCTGGTGA
- the LOC134319232 gene encoding C-signal-like, with product MSVNFSQCNSVLITGGNRGLGLQIIKHLVSITDRPKKIISTARNPAAAQELQKLAQSHSEVYILPLDVVNEASIEAAVKEVASIVGPAGLTCLINNAGMAIHDDINTMTRDNMLTTFQCNAAAPLFITKAFLPLLRAAAASVGGGSKMGVHRSAVINMSSTLGSIQENSGGGEFAQFRVCSYRVSKTALNSGTRCLAIELQSDGILCVAVHPGWVSTDMGGEQAHLSPEESISSLLAVISKMSEKDHGEFLDYKGDRVAW from the exons atgaGTGTTAATTTCAGTCAGTGTAATTCAGTGTTAATCACTGGAGGGAACAGAGGACTGGGACTCCAAATCATCAAACATCTAGTGAGCATCACTGACAGACCCAAAAAAATCATCTCAACCGCCCGAAACCCTGCAGCAGCTCAG GAGCTGCAGAAACTCGCTCAGTCTCATTCTGAGGTTTATATTTTACCtttag ACGTCGTTAACGAGGCGAGTATCGAAGCTGCTGTAAAGGAAGTGGCGTCCATCGTGGGTCCGGCGGGGCTGACCTGTCTGATCAACAACGCAGGAATGGCCATTCATGATGACATAAACACTATGACGCGTGACAACATGCTAACCACGTTCCAGTGTAACGCGGCCGCTCCGCTCTTCATCACTAAG GCGTTCTTGCCGCTGTTGCGAGCGGCTGCAGCATCAGTCGGTGGTGGCAGCAAGATGGGGGTGCACCGATCCGCCGTCATCAACATGTCCTCCACCCTCGGCTCCATCCAGGAGAACAGCGGTGGAGGAGAGTTTGCCCAGTTTAGAGTCTGCTCATACCGAGTGTCCAag ACGGCCCTGAACTCTGGGACGAGGTGTTTAGCGATCGAGCTGCAGTCGGACGGGATCCTGTGTGTGGCCGTTCATCCCGGCTGGGTGAGCACCGATATGGGAGGAGAGCAG GCACACTTGAGTCCGGAGGAGAGCATCTCGTCCCTGCTGGCTGTCATCTCCAAAATGAGTGAGAAGGATCACGGGGAATTTTTGGATTATAAAGGGGATCGGGTCGCCTGGTGA
- the LOC134319233 gene encoding C-signal-like, protein MSINFSQCNSVLITGGNRGLGLQIIKHLVSITDRPKKIISTARNPAAAQELQKLAQSHSEVYILPLDVVNEAGIEAAVKEVASIVGPAGLTCLINNAGMAIHDDINTVTRDNMLTTFQCNAVAPLFITKAFLPLLRAAAASVGGGSKMGVHRSAVINMSSIAGSIQENSGKGEFTKFKVCSYRVSKAALNMATRCLAIELKSDGILCVTLHPGWVRTDMGGEEAHLSPEESISSLLAVISKMSEKDHGEFLDYKGNRVAW, encoded by the exons atgaGTATTAATTTCAGTCAGTGTAATTCAGTGTTAATCACTGGAGGGAACAGAGGACTGGGACTCCAAATCATCAAACATCTAGTGAGCATCACTGACAGACCCAAAAAAATCATCTCAACCGCCCGAAACCCTGCAGCAGCTCAG GAGCTGCAGAAACTCGCTCAGTCTCATTCTGAGGTTTATATTTTACCtttag ACGTCGTTAACGAGGCGGGAATCGAAGCTGCTGTAAAGGAAGTGGCGTCCATCGTGGGTCCGGCGGGGCTGACCTGTCTCATCAACAATGCAGGAATGGCCATTCATGATGACATAAACACTGTGACGCGTGACAACATGCTAACCACGTTCCAGTGTAACGCGGTCGCTCCGCTCTTCATCACTAAG GCGTTCTTGCCGCTGTTGCGAGCGGCTGCAGCATCAGTCGGTGGTGGCAGCAAGATGGGGGTGCACCGATCCGCCGTCATCAACATGTCCTCAATCGCTGGCTCCATCCAGGAGAACAGCGGAAAAGGAGAGTTTACCAAATTTAAAGTCTGCTCTTACCGAGTGTCcaag GCGGCTCTGAACATGGCGACGAGGTGTTTAGCAATCGAGCTGAAGTCGGACGGGATTCTGTGTGTGACCCTTCATCCCGGCTGGGTGCGCACCGATATGGGAGGAGAGGAG GCACACTTGAGTCCGGAGGAGAGCATCTCGTCCCTGCTGGCCGTCATCTCCAAAATGAGTGAGAAGGATCACGGGGAATTTTTGGATTATAAAGGGAATCGGGTCGCCTGGTGA
- the LOC134319235 gene encoding C-signal-like gives MSVNFSQCNSVLITGGNRGLGLQIIKHLVSITDRPKKIISTARNPAAAQELQKLAQSHSEVYILPLDVVNEAGIKAAVKEVASIVGPAGLTCLINNAGMAIHDDVHTVTRDNMLTTFQCNAVAPLFITKAFLPLLQAAAASVGGGSVMGVHRSAVINMSSTLGSIQQSRGETFCSYRVSKTALNMATRCLAIELQSDGILCVAVHPGWVSTDMGGEQAPLSPEESISSLLAVISKISEKNQGEFLDYKGDRVAW, from the exons atgaGTGTTAATTTCAGTCAGTGTAATTCAGTGTTAATCACTGGAGGGAACAGAGGACTGGGACTCCAAATCATCAAACATCTAGTGAGCATCACTGACAGACCCAAAAAAATCATCTCAACCGCCCGAAACCCTGCAGCAGCTCAG GAGCTGCAGAAACTCGCTCAGTCTCATTCTGAGGTTTATATTTTACCtttag ACGTCGTTAACGAGGCGGGCATCAAAGCTGCTGTAAAGGAAGTGGCGTCCATCGTGGGTCCGGCGGGGCTGACCTGTCTCATTAACAACGCAGGAATGGCCATTCATGATGATGTACACACTGTGACGCGTGACAACATGCTAACCACGTTCCAGTGTAACGCGGTCGCTCCGCTCTTCATCACTAAG GCGTTCTTGCCGCTGTTGCAAGCGGCTGCAGCATCAGTCGGTGGTGGCAGTGTGATGGGGGTGCACCGATCCGCCGTCATCAACATGTCCTCCACCCTCGGCTCCATCCAGCAGAGCCGGGGAGAGACATTCTGCTCTTACCGAGTGtccaag ACGGCTCTGAATATGGCGACGAGGTGTTTAGCGATCGAGCTGCAGTCGGACGGGATCCTGTGTGTGGCCGTTCATCCCGGCTGGGTGAGCACCGATATGGGAGGAGAGCAG GCACCCTTGAGTCCGGAGGAGAGCATCTCGTCCCTGCTGGCTGTCATCTCCAAAATAAGTGAGAAGAACCAGGGGGAATTTTTGGATTATAAAGGGGATCGGGTCGCCTGGTGA
- the gal gene encoding galanin peptides isoform X2 has product MQKWIGGVCFSLVFGALLTETLGMVIAAKEKRGWTLNSAGYLLGPHAIDSHRMFSDKHGLAGKRDAAVEDELKSGSLRISDEDIVHNIVGFLSYLKLRDMGALDNLPFSLTSEEMNQP; this is encoded by the exons aTGCAGAAGTGGATCGGcggtgtctgtttctctctggttTTTGGGGCACTTTTGACAGAGACGCTGGGAATGGTCATTGCG GCTAAAGAGAAGCGCGGCTGGACCCTGAACAGCGCCGGATATCTGCTCGGTCCCC ATGCCATCGACAGCCACAGGATGTTCAGCGATAAGCACGGCCTGGCCGGGAAGAGGGACGCGGCCGTGGAGGACGAGCTCAAATCGG gATCTTTAAGAATATCAGACGAAGACATCGTCCACAACATCGTCGGCTTCCTGTCGTATCTCAAACTGAGAG ATATGGGCGCCCTGGACAACCTGCCGTTCTCTCTGACCTCAGAGGAAATGAACCAACCCTGA
- the gal gene encoding galanin peptides isoform X1, producing the protein MQKWIGGVCFSLVFGALLTETLGMVIAAKEKRGWTLNSAGYLLGPRRIDHLIQIKEAPSARGREELLGEYAIDSHRMFSDKHGLAGKRDAAVEDELKSGSLRISDEDIVHNIVGFLSYLKLRDMGALDNLPFSLTSEEMNQP; encoded by the exons aTGCAGAAGTGGATCGGcggtgtctgtttctctctggttTTTGGGGCACTTTTGACAGAGACGCTGGGAATGGTCATTGCG GCTAAAGAGAAGCGCGGCTGGACCCTGAACAGCGCCGGATATCTGCTCGGTCCCC GTCGTATTGATCATCTAATACAGATAAAGGAAGCTCCCAGTGCAAGGGGGAGAGAAGAGCTGCTTGGTGAAT ATGCCATCGACAGCCACAGGATGTTCAGCGATAAGCACGGCCTGGCCGGGAAGAGGGACGCGGCCGTGGAGGACGAGCTCAAATCGG gATCTTTAAGAATATCAGACGAAGACATCGTCCACAACATCGTCGGCTTCCTGTCGTATCTCAAACTGAGAG ATATGGGCGCCCTGGACAACCTGCCGTTCTCTCTGACCTCAGAGGAAATGAACCAACCCTGA